In Clostridium sp. DL-VIII, the following proteins share a genomic window:
- a CDS encoding methyl-accepting chemotaxis protein, producing the protein MNEEKKNMSLKAKLVTSYFILCLLVFVSGIVNFKQLSDIKNGLADGSTIARDITITVAVCVISIIIAIASGIYMHKNIISRLNELKAFAVRLAGYDFSEDVKIIRIDEIGEIGSQLNIAQKNVRELISTILNESYNISSLSQELSANVEEVSAKLDEVDNSSRNINSTMTTTSATAEEIAASIEEVNSSMESLSKKAEDGSSNAEKIKSRAEKIKGDSKIAIENTAEVREQKEKSIIKAIEDAKVVEEVKVMANAIAEIAEQTNLLALNAAIEAARAGESGKGFAVVAEEIRKLAEESSQTVITIQNTIGKIQDAVKNLSQNSNDILNFMSSDVDKQLQDYAEVGEKYSSDGDFVSLMSEELVSMAQEVEATVEQINQALQSTAADVQQSSVNSEKIQSEIDASSAAMSQVADAATEQAHIAMNLTELVQKFKLK; encoded by the coding sequence ATGAATGAAGAGAAAAAAAATATGTCGCTTAAGGCTAAACTTGTAACATCATATTTTATATTATGTTTGCTTGTATTTGTATCTGGAATTGTCAATTTTAAGCAGCTTAGTGATATAAAAAATGGGTTGGCAGATGGAAGTACAATAGCTAGAGATATTACAATAACAGTAGCTGTATGCGTAATAAGCATAATAATTGCAATTGCTTCAGGAATTTATATGCATAAGAATATAATTTCAAGATTGAACGAACTTAAAGCCTTTGCTGTAAGATTAGCAGGTTACGATTTTTCGGAAGATGTTAAAATAATAAGAATAGATGAAATCGGTGAAATTGGAAGCCAGTTGAATATAGCTCAGAAGAATGTGAGAGAACTTATTTCCACTATTCTTAATGAATCTTATAATATAAGTTCCTTAAGTCAGGAATTATCTGCAAATGTTGAAGAAGTTTCTGCTAAACTAGATGAAGTTGACAATTCATCTAGAAACATAAATAGCACAATGACAACAACAAGTGCCACAGCAGAAGAAATTGCAGCATCTATTGAGGAAGTAAATTCAAGCATGGAAAGTCTGTCAAAAAAAGCAGAAGATGGAAGCTCGAATGCTGAAAAAATTAAGAGCAGAGCTGAGAAGATAAAAGGAGATAGCAAAATTGCTATTGAGAATACAGCAGAAGTGAGAGAGCAAAAGGAAAAGAGCATTATTAAAGCAATAGAGGATGCAAAAGTTGTTGAAGAAGTGAAGGTTATGGCAAATGCAATAGCTGAAATTGCAGAGCAAACTAATCTGCTTGCATTAAATGCTGCAATTGAAGCTGCAAGAGCAGGAGAATCAGGAAAAGGATTTGCTGTTGTCGCAGAGGAAATAAGAAAGCTGGCAGAAGAATCTTCACAAACAGTTATAACTATTCAAAATACAATAGGTAAAATACAAGATGCGGTTAAAAACCTTTCACAAAATAGTAATGATATACTTAACTTTATGTCAAGTGATGTAGATAAGCAATTACAGGATTATGCTGAGGTTGGAGAAAAATATAGTAGTGATGGTGATTTTGTAAGTTTAATGTCAGAGGAACTGGTTTCAATGGCGCAAGAAGTTGAAGCTACAGTGGAGCAAATAAATCAAGCACTTCAAAGCACAGCAGCAGATGTTCAACAGTCATCAGTAAACAGCGAAAAGATACAGTCAGAAATAGACGCAAGTTCTGCGGCGATGTCACAGGTAGCAGATGCA